The following coding sequences lie in one Zingiber officinale cultivar Zhangliang chromosome 2B, Zo_v1.1, whole genome shotgun sequence genomic window:
- the LOC122047185 gene encoding prolycopene isomerase 1, chloroplastic-like has protein sequence MLRLAPPLLVAATCPAVNTDGFPLRRRILALLPLASRRSSSRALRSASGILRMPPVAVLSPERAIQRGASEKGEAGEEYDAIVIGSGIGGLVAATQLAAKGARVLVLEKYVIPGGSSGYYERDEFTFDVGSSVMFGFSDKGNLNLITRALAAVGHKMQVIPDPTTVHFHLPGELSVRVHREYNDFIEELISKFPHEKVGINKFYDECWKIFNALNSLELKSLEEPIYLFGQFFKKPVECLTLAYYLPQNAGDIARKYIKDSQLLSFIDAECFIVSTVNALQTPMINASMVLCDRHFGGINYPVGGVGGIARALADGLVTKGSNILYKANVTNIILKDGKAVGVRLSDGREFFATTVISNATRWDTFGKLVKTDEIPEEEKNFQRVYVKAPSFLSIHMGVKATVLPPETDCHHFILEDDWANLERPYGSIFLSIPTVLDSSLAPEGHHILHIFTTSSMDDWKGLNSKDYEKKKELVADEIISRLENKLFPGLKNSIVLKEVGTPKTHRRFLARDSGTYGPMPRHIPKGLLGMPFNTTAIDGLYCVGDSCFPGQGVIAVAFSGIMCAHRVAADIGLEKRSPVLDAALLRLLGWLRTLA, from the exons ATGCTCCGTTTGGCCCCGCCGCTGCTTGTCGCAGCCACCTGTCCGGCCGTCAACACCGATGGGTTCCCCCTCCGGAGGCGAATTCTAGCTTTGCTCCCTTTAGCATCTAGGCGGAGCTCAAGCCGGGCCTTGAGGTCAGCGTCCGGGATCCTTCGGATGCCCCCAGTCGCCGTCCTGAGCCCCGAGAGGGCGATCCAGAGAGGTGCGAGCGAGAAGGGAGAGGCGGGAGAGGAGTACGACGCGATTGTGATCGGGTCCGGGATCGGCGGGCTCGTGGCGGCGACGCAGCTGGCGGCCAAGGGAGCTAGGGTTCTGGTTCTGGAGAAGTATGTCATCCCTGGGGGAAGCTCTGGGTACTACGAGAGGGATGAATTTACTTTCGACGTCGGTTCGTCCGTGATGTTTGGTTTTAGCGATAAG GGCAACCTGAACCTAATCACACGAGCATTAGCAGCAGTTGGTCATAAGATGCAGGTCATACCTGATCCTACCACCGTTCACTTCCACCTTCCTGGTGAACTGTCTGTTCGTGTGCATCGTGAGTATAATGACTTCATCGAGGAACTAATCAGTAAATTCCCGCATGAAAAAGTGGGAATAAATAAGTTTTACGATGAGTGCTGGAAG ATCTTCAATGCACTGAATTCATTGGAACTGAAGTCACTGGAAGAGCCTATATATCTCTTTGGACAGTTCTTCAAGAAGCCAGTCGAATGCTTGACTCTTG CTTATTACTTGCCACAAAATGCGGGGGATATCGCTCGGAAATATATAAAGGATTCTCAGTTATTATCATTCATTGACGCTGAG TGTTTCATTGTGAGTACAGTAAATGCGTTGCAGACACCAATGATCAATGCCAGCATG GTCTTGTGCGACAGACACTTTGGAGGGATTAATTATCCAGTCGGCGGTGTTGGTGGTATTGCTAGGGCTTTGGCAGATGGGCTAGTTACTAAGGGAAGCAACATACTTTACAAGGCAAATGTGACCAATATAATACTGAAAGATGGAAAGGCT GTGGGAGTGAGGCTCTCAGATGGAAGGGAATTTTTCGCTACTACAGTTATCTCAAATGCAACAAGATGGGATACCTTCG GTAAACTTGTGAAAACGGATGAAATACCGGAAGAGGAGAAAAACTTTCAAAGAGTTTATGTCAAGGCACCGTCTTTTCTTTCCATTCACATGGGAGTCAAAGCTACAGTTTTGCCTCCTGAAACAGATTGCCATCATTTCATTCTTGAG GATGATTGGGCAAATTTAGAGAGGCCTTATGGAAGCATATTTTTGAGCATTCCTACTGTTCTTGATTCATCTTTGGCCCCAGAGGGACATCACATTCTCCACATTTTTACCACATCTTCCATGGATGACTGGAAG GGCCTCAATTCAAAGGActatgaaaagaaaaaagaacTTGTGGCTGATGAAATTATATCAAGGCTTGAAAATAAACTCTTCCCTGGTCTCAAAAACTCTATAGTGCTTAAAGAG GTGGGTACTCCAAAGACCCACAGAAGATTTCTTGCTCGAGACAGTGGTACATATGGGCCAATGCCACGCCATATTCCAAAAGGATTACTTGGGATGCCCTTCAACACTACT GCAATCGACGGTCTCTACTGTGTTGGCGATAGCTGTTTTCCTGGACAAGGAGTTATCGCTGTTGCCTTTTCTGGAATCATGTGCGCTCACAGAGTTGCTGCTGATATAG GTCTTGAGAAAAGATCTCCAGTGCTGGATGCTGCTCTTCTTCGCTTACTTGGCTGGTTGAGGACACTGGCTTGA
- the LOC122047187 gene encoding gibberellin-regulated protein 11-like produces the protein MAPRRLLLLLLSPLLASLLLCVCFAAEPGISNGRTGRALFAYTAIDCVGLCGERCKLSSRPNLCKRACGTCCTRCSCVPPGTYGNYDSCPCYGQMTTHGGQRKCP, from the exons ATGGCTCCGAGGCGGCTGCTGCTTCTGCTGCTTTCTCCTCTTCTCGCCTCCTTGCTGCTGTGTGTCTGTTTTGCGGCGGAACCAGGAATATCGAACGGAAGGACAGGGAGAGCTCTGTTCGCCTACACGGCCATTG ACTGCGTGGGGCTGTGCGGAGAGAGGTGCAAGTTGTCGTCGAGGCCGAACCTGTGCAAGAGGGCGTGCGGGACGTGCTGTACGCGGTGCAGCTGCGTGCCGCCGGGGACGTACGGGAACTACGACAGCTGCCCTTGCTATGGACAGATGACCACCCATGGAGGCCAACGCAAGTGCCCTTGA